DNA from Debaryomyces hansenii CBS767 chromosome A complete sequence:
GTCAGAGGATCTGGTTATTTCATGTCACACGCCTATGTTGTTAgtaccaagaaagatggTGTACCAGTAACATACAAACAGGCAATGCTGAGTGACgaagctgaaaaatggaaaatcgCCATGGATAGTGAGATGAGTGCTCACtactcaaataatacatggGATTTAGTACTGTTGCCTAAGGATAGAAAAGCAATAGGCAACAGATGGGTATTTACCAAAAAGGATGATGGTAGATACAAAGCTAGACTAGTAGCACAGGGCTTCAGTCAGGTTCCAGGGGAAGATTACTTGGATACCTTCAGTCCTGTGATCAGATATGAATCTGTGAAGCTACTTCTAGCATTCAGTGCTGTTGATAATAGAGTTGTCCATCAGATGGATGTAGATACCGCATTTTTGAACGGTACTGTTGAGGAAACACTCTATATGAAACAGCCTGTTGGTTTTattaatgagaatgaaCCAGAGAAAGTCTGCAAGTTGAACAAATCGTTGTATGGATTGAAACAAGCACCGATATGTTGGAATACTacaatttcagattttcTTGCTGAACATAGGTTCAACCGAATTGACACTGAGTTAGGCATATATGTTCGAGGGAACATAATTATTGGCCtttatgttgatgatatccTTATATCAGGAAAGGATatgaaggaaattgaagatgtaaagaaaatgctCGCACTGAAGtttaaaatgaaagacTTAGGGGTTGCGAAGAAGTTTCTAGGAATTAATATTGCTCAGGATACCAATGGTATCAAGATATGTCTCTATGACTACATTGGAAAGGTGTTGCAGGACTTTGAAATGACTGATGCAAACACTGTGGCAACTCCGACATTGGCCGGAGAAGACTTACACAAGGACGACACAGAAGAATGTGATGCCACCAGGTACCGCTCTCTAGTAGGAAagctattatttgcatctacTACTGTTCGAACAGATATTGCGTACGctgttgaagtaaattctcgaaagtagcatacattatcaggtcagtatcaggttaggtaatcagtcagtcagttaatcagttagtcagtgtcaattataatatataatttacttgatctctatataaattctgtattcaaGGAGGTCCAAagacctctttatatagtccaATATTTCCACAAGAATAGGAGTACGCTTCCCGTTGTTTCCAGGTAAACAGCGAATGGGAAGGCAGATATATGGAAACCGAAAGGCATTTTATCAGTGcctttcttccaagaaaaactgctatccaatgatagcttcaacaatcatAAGGCGGGCGTAATCTTTATGGTATAACAATAGAAAGCCAAACGGCATTCTGGTTCTATTGAGATATAAACGAATTTGCAGCCGCTTTAcatgatttctcaatttattctgacttcgcataaaatatactaatatatttcaacacgctttacatgatttctcaatttattctgacttcgcataaaatatactaatatatttcaacatcgATCACAGGAAGGAACATATTGGACATCAGTGAGAGTAAGGAAAGAACCATCAGGCAACAGAAAGTTAAGGGTTCCTTTCCCAGCAATTTCAAACAGGGTTCCCGAGTCAAGACCAGTAATTGACCCAGAACTATCAGAAAAATCATGTAATAGCTCCTTCTGACACGTAACATGAAGAGTCGCACCAGAATCAAGGTAGAATCCATCGGGGACACGCGATGTGGAAGCCACCCATACATTACCATGCACAGATGGTCGATTCTGAGTGCGGAATTCATCATCCAGTCCAGATGAACCACGACCAGTAGTATGTCTCGGTTTCCGATAGTCAGCATCGCTAACAGAAGGACACACATTAGATTTGTGGCCAATGCCACCACATTTAAAGCAAACCAATTTGGACTGAATCATAATTTTGCGCGCTTGAAGTAATTTCTCTAAGGGGGAACTCATTTCAGTATTTgtttttctatttttttttaggTTTTACACAATATAACAGTTTGCacaatataatcaataatttcaagtatATATTACTTACTATCTAAAATACAATCGGAATACCTTTTAAATTGACCTCCTTATATAGTAGAATATTGGGATTACACATTTGAACGCTGTTTCCATTAACGGTAATGGGTATTACTTAAACCAGTAATGAATAGTTTAATTAACCTTTTTATCGGCTCATAGTCATCCAATTTGTCTTAGAATGGGAATATTCACTGGTAGTATTCCCATTGTTAACTCAatcaagtatttatttCGTTTTGCAACCTGTTTGCATTTTCTCAAATAAATTGCATTCTcactaaaatatttcatcaccaaatatttcattagatGGGCCATCTATGGATATCGTGGGCCCACCTTCTCGTGGTTCGCTGTCGTCCTCTCCTGGTATTACCACCACTCCTAGAGTGGTTGAACCGTTGTCCCCTCTCGTAACGCAAGAGGTGTCTCGTCCTCGTATCGAGTACATTTCTGACTCAGAAGCTTCGGTTCCAGGGGAAGACTATGCTACTTCTTTCTATGAACGTCATCAcgataactttgataagtctgatgatgaggattatgttgatgaacctgtgaggagaagaagagctATTACTATGCCTGATAGACTGCGTAGAAGATCAGAAGTATCGTCGGATGGAGAAACTGAACCTTCTaagaaactgaaatatGAAACACTGCATACTGAATCAGACTCCTCGCTTGTTGTCAGAGGATCTGGTTATTTCATGTCACACGCCTATGTTGTTAgtaccaagaaagatggTGTACCAGTAACATACAAACAGGCAATGCTGAGTGACgaagctgaaaaatggaaaatcgCCATGGATAGTGAGATGAGTGCTCACtactcaaataatacatggGATTTAGTACTGTTGCCTAAGGATAGAAAAGCAATAGGCAACAGATGGGTATTTACCAAAAAGGATGATGGTAGATACAAAGCTAGACTAGTAGCACAGGGCTTCAGTCAGGTTCCAGGGGAAGATTACTTGGATACCTTCAGTCCTGTGATCAGATATGAATCTGTGAAGCTACTTCTAGCATTCAGTGCTGTTGATAATAGAGTTGTCCATCAGATGGATGTAGATACCGCATTTTTGAACGGTACTGTTGAGGAAACACTCTATATGAAACAGCCTGTTGGTTTTattaatgagaatgaaCCAGAGAAAGTCTGCAAGTTGAACAAATCGTTGTATGGATTGAAACAAGCACCGATATGTTGGAATACTacaatttcagattttcTTGCTGAACATAGGTTCAACCGAATTGACACTGAGTTAGGCATATATGTTCGAGGGAACATAATTATTGGCCtttatgttgatgatatccTTATATCAGGAAAGGATatgaaggaaattgaagatgtaaagaaaatgctCGCACTGAAGtttaaaatgaaagacTTAGGGGTTGCGAAGAAGTTTCTAGGAATTAATATTGCTCAGGATACCAATGGTATCAAGATATGTCTCTATGACTACATTGGAAAGGTGTTGCAGGACTTTGAAATGACTGATGCAAACACTGTGGCAACTCCGACATTGGCCGGAGAAGACTTACACAAGGACGACACAGAAGAATGTGATGCCACCAGGTACCGCTCTCTAGTAGGAAagctattatttgcatctacTACTGTTCGAACAGATATTGCGTACGctgttgaagtaaattctcgaaagtagcatacattatcaggtcagtatcaggttaggtaatcagtcagtcagttaatcagttagtcagtgtcaattataatatataatttacttgatctctatataaattctgtattcaaGGAGGTCCAAagacctctttatatagtccaATATTTCCACAAGAATAGGAGTACGCTTCCCGTTGTTTCCAGGTAAACAGCGAATGGGAAGGCAGATATATGGAAACCGAAAGGCATTTTATCAGTGcctttcttccaagaaaaactactatccaatgatagcttcaacaatcatAAGGCGGGCGTAATCTTTATGGTATAACAATAGAAAGCCAAACGGCATTCTGGTTCTATTgagatataaaagaatttgcagccgctttacatgatttctcaatttattctgacttcgcataaaatatactaatatatttcaacacgctttacatgatttctcaatttattctgacttcgcataaaatatactaatatatttcaacatcgATCACAGGAAGGAACATATTGGACATCAGTGAGAGTAAGGAAAGAACCATCAGGCAACAGAAAGTTAAGGGTTCCTTTCCCAGCAATTTCAAACAGGGTTCCCGAGTCAAGACCAGTAATTGACCCAGAACTATCAGAAAAATCATGTAATAGCTCCTTCTGACACGTAACATGAAGAGTCGCACCAGAATCAAGGTAGAATCCATCGGGGACACGCGATGTGGAAGCCACCCATACATTACCATGCACAGATGGTCGATTCTGAGTGCGGAATTCATCATCCAGTCCAGATGAACCACGACCAGTAGTATGTCTCGGTTTCCGATAGTCAGCATCGCTAACAGAAGGACACACATTAGATTTGTGGCCAATGCCACCACATTTAAAGCAAACCAATTTGGACTGAATCATAATTTTGCGCGCTTGAAGTAATTTCTCTAAGGGGGAACTCATTTCAGTATTTgtttttctatttttttttaggTTTTACACAATATAACAGTTTGCacaatataatcaataatttcaagtatATATTACTTACTATCTAAAATACAATCGGAATACCTTTTAAATTGACCTCCTTATATAGTAGAATATTGGGATTACACATTTGAACGCTGTTTCCATTAACGGTAATGGGTATTACTTAAACCAGTAATGAATAGTTTAATTAACCTTTTTATCGGCTCATAGTCATCCAATTTGTCTTAGAATGGGAATATTCACTGGTAGTATTCCCATTGTTAACTCAatcaagtatttatttCGTTTTGCAACCTGTTTGCATTTTCTCAAATAAATTGCATTCTcactaaaatatttcatcaccaaatatttcattagatGGGCCATCTATGGATATCGTGGGCCCACCTTCTCGTGGTTCGCTGTCGTCCTCTCCTGGTATTACCACCACTCCTAGAGTGGTTGAACCGTTGTCCCCTCTCGTAACGCAAGAGGTGTCTCGTCCTCGTATCGAGTACATTTCTGACTCAGAAGCTTCGGTTCCAGGGGAAGACTATGCTACTTCTTTCTATGAACGTCATCAcgataactttgataagtctgatgatgaggattatgttgatgaacctgtgaggagaagaagagctATTACTATGCCTGATAGACTGCGTAGAAGATCAGAAGTATCGTCGGATGGAGAAACTGAACCTTCTaagaaactgaaatatGAAACACTGCATACTGAATCAGACTCCTCGCTTGTTGTCAGAGGATCTGGTTATTTCATGTCACACGCCTATGTTGTTAgtaccaagaaagatggTGTACCAGTAACATACAAACAGGCAATGCTGAGTGACgaagctgaaaaatggaaaatcgCCATGGATAGTGAGATGAGTGCTCACtactcaaataatacatggGATTTAGTACTGTTGCCTAAGGATAGAAAAGCAATAGGCAACAGATGGGTATTTACCAAAAAGGATGATGGTAGATACAAAGCTAGACTAGTAGCACAGGGCTTCAGTCAGGTTCCAGGGGAAGATTACTTGGATACCTTCAGTCCTGTGATCAGATATGAATCTGTGAAGCTACTTCTAGCATTCAGTGCTGTTGATAATAGAGTTGTCCATCAGATGGATGTAGATACCGCATTTTTGAACGGTACTGTTGAGGAAACACTCTATATGAAACAGCCTGTTGGTTTTattaatgagaatgaaCCAGAGAAAGTCTGCAAGTTGAACAAATCGTTGTATGGATTGAAACAAGCACCGATATGTTGGAATACTacaatttcagattttcTTGCTGAACATAGGTTCAACCGAATTGACACTGAGTTAGGCATATATGTTCGAGGGAACATAATTATTGGCCtttatgttgatgatatccTTATATCAGGAAAGGATatgaaggaaattgaagatgtaaagaaaatgctCGCACTGAAGtttaaaatgaaagacTTAGGGGTTGCGAAGAAGTTTCTAGGAATTAATATTGCTCAGGATACCAATGGTATCAAGATATGTCTCTATGACTACATTGGAAAGGTGTTGCAGGACTTTGAAATGACTGATGCAAACACTGTGGCAACTCCGACATTGGCCGGAGAAGACTTACACAAGGACGACACAGAAGAATGTGATGCCACCAGGTACCGCTCTCTAGTAGGAAagctattatttgcatctacTACTGTTCGAACAGATATTGCGTACGCTGTTGGGATACTTAGTAGACACTTAGCCAAACCCTCTGAGATGCATATGAAATGTGCCAAACATGTCCTCAGATATCTTAAAGGAACCCAAGATATCGGCCACCATTATACTGGAGACAGCTCATTGGATATATATTGTGATAGTGACTGGGCTAGTGACAAGAGCGACAGGAAATCAATTACAGGATACATTGTTAGATATGGAGGAGCTCCAATCTCGTGGAAAAGCAAGAAACAGACTACAGTGGCAATGTCGACCACTGAAGCTGAATATCTCGCATTGGGTGAGGCTACCAAAGAAGCGCTATGGATCATAATGTTGTTTGACGAGATGCGTGTGCCATTACAATTACCCATTTCGATCCACGAAGATAATAACTCATGTATACTCCTTGCAGAGCACCCTGTATTTCACCTGCGCACTAAGCATATTGACATACGCCATCATTTCATAAGAGagcatataataaagaaacaaattaaacttTGTCAGATTAGCACCCATACACAAATTGCGGACATGCTTACAAAAGGattaaataagattaagTTCCAGGACTTGAGAAGTCTTGCTGGAATGACAAGAATTAGGATTAAGGGGaagtgttgaaatatattagtatattttatgcgaagtcagaataaattgagaaatcatgtaaagcggctgcaaattcttttatatctcAATAGAACCAGAATGCCGTTTGGCTTTCTATTGTTATACCATAAAGATTACGCCCGCCTTatgattgttgaagctatcattggatagcagtttttcttggaagaaaggCACTGATAAAATGCCTTTCGGTTTCCATATATCTGCCTTCCCATTCGCTGTTTACCTGGAAACAACGGGAAGCGTATTCCTATTCTTGTGCAAATATtggactatataaagaggtctTTGGACCTCCttgaatacagaatttatatagagattaagtaaattatatattataattgacactgactaactgattaactgactgactgattacctaacctgatactgacctgataatgtatgctactttcgagaatttacttcaacagACTTCAATATCCAATAAGAAGTTGTGAACCAAAGGAATCAGCTAATTACTACGTGATAGGTCAGTAAAGGACATGtctatatattaatagatTAGAATACGGTCAACAGCTTGGCATGTAGCATGCAAAATATATGCCAACTATTCTAACtccttattatttgatagTCTTGAATATTAACGGTAATCGGTTTATCtaaaaatttttctaaatatGAGCAGGAGCCTATATGCATTATAGATGTGAATGAACTATGTATTACAGACTAAGAATGTATAGAAAGTTTTAAAAACGAAAAAAAACTGAAAATATCCATATTTACTAGTCCATGGGCCCTCATGAATAATTGGTAGAGAATCCCTCGATtacaaaatcattatttaaattccaatttatttttttgttgaGAATGTAGATGTCTTACCGGTATTTGGCCTTCGTGCTTTTTTGGCTCCTTTTGGTCCCTCTGCGTCTTTACCATACGGATCAAACGATCTCTTTTTCGGTTTTTCTTTACGGGAACTATTTCTAATTGATGAATCGagtaatattttatttgcattattgTAGTCAAAAGCGTCATTTTCCGCCGTTTGTTTAATTTCCGCCTTCGGTGTTTTTTGTTTTTGAGTCTTACGAAGCGTAATGACTTCATTTGGatccatttcttcatctttcaaaacTGTCGAGCTCTTTCCAGCATGGGTTTCGTCAATGTATGGCTTTTTAGGTTCATCATGTTGCTCATTTCTATGAGAAATTTCAGGAGATATTATAATTGGATTGGGTTGAAGGTTTTTTGATGCATAATCTAGTCTGTCTTTGTAATCCCCAGAAGTATGGTTTATAACTTTATTCTTTTCTACGTCATACTCAACTGAAAACAGgtcattattgttattgaGAAGTTCTGAAAACAACGCAGATTTATTACTTAACAACTCAGTTCCGTCAAAAAATAAAACGTTTTTATTATGTGCATATATGTCTTCAAATGCCTTTGACCTCGATATGATCTTATCAAGGTCATCATCACtaatattcattttatcattatcagcAGCTTTCGATATGTCATTCCACTTATCGACTAATTCCCAGTCGCTATCTGCCATACTCTTTAAGGTATTTTCTATTAAGTTAGCCAAGTCCTTTGCATTTTGTCTTACATAATCTGAAATATAATTCGAAACTCCTAAGACCTTTTGTACATCTACTGGTTGGCTTAACGACGACAAGCTGACTAGCAATTGATTAGACATGATATATCTAACTGACTCATCGTCTCTTTTAGCCAAAGCATCTCTCCAATTATATAAAGCTTCGATTAACGGTTTTTTATGATAAGGCACATTATATTGCAATAATATTGACGAAAACGGTTCTTTGGGATTATTTGCCATTACAGGACAAGAAACTTTTCCTCCGGAAGTTGATAACGGACGGAATTTTGTATATTCAAACCTTCTCTTAGCAACTTGGCGTGATTCGTATAACACTTCTTGTAATCTGTTAGCTCCTGCgtctattaatttattccTTAATTGATCATAGATGTTCAACAAGAAATGAGTGTCGGATCTTGCGTATGCAAGCATGGGAGGGGATAGAGGCCTGATTCTCCAATCTGCTAGTTGGTATTTCTTTGAAGTCTTAAAGTTTGCAAATGTCTCTAACAAGTAAGCTAGGGAAAACTTTGGAAATCCTAGCTTCTTAGATGCATGATAAGtatcaaataatgagaCAATGTATAGTCCCAAGTCTCTTTGCAACCAAATAATATCCATAAACGCACCATGAAACACTTTAACAATGTCGGGGTTAGTAAAGACTTTATTCAAGCTTTCCAAGTCATCCctcaatttcaaagtatCAATAATCCAGTCTTGATCTCTACTAGAAATTTGCATGAGACACACTATACCATAATAGGACCTATAATCATGATGTTCCAAATCAATCGCAATTTCAGATTGTTCTGACAATAACGATATCATCTCATTTAACACGTCAACCGAGTCCACCCATATGGCTGATGTTTTCAGCCATGGCTTTGAGGGTATAGGCTCTTTTTTAGTCAAAATTGAGTCCGGATAAGGTTGGCtgtcaatttcaaattcgtATGGTTGCACATAATATTCTGgatcaatatcatttgatTCCTCTTGTTTCATAGGAACAATTAATTTTGTAGACTCGtcaaaagatttcaattcGTTAGGCTTGGATGAGATCTTGGGCTTAAACGGATGTGTTTCTGAATTATCAACTTTATTACGAAAATTAATTTGTGGCTTTACCATTCTCTTTCCTTGATGCTTATTAGAACTATCATTGATAGTATTAGAATCCTCTAAGTAAGTAAACCCTTTTGCTTCAGCATTCGCTTTACGTGAATTTGCATTTTGAGCTTGATCGAAGGCGATGTCGATCTTCTCGAatatattatcaagaaCATTTGCTATAGGATTCCAGTTAGCATGggatgaaatattatccTTACCAAATGGTACATCCTTTACATCATCAAAAGAACAATGAATAAGcttattagaaatatctAATAAGCTTTTGGCGGATTCATCAATCTTTTTGGATAAATCTGAATCCAATGATTTGTAAAAATTGATATCCTGGGCCGCTAATGAAGAGGAATTTCTGACCGTCTGAACAACATTCGGTAATATGTCATCAAAAGTGCTTACACTTGGTATATCCGACATACTAATATTAAGATTCTAGGTTGTTTATTATGCTACtatgaaaaagatttttataattatataggCTCATCAGCGATTTTTTCACGTGAGCATCTTGATGctcattgaatttttttttaactTGTCTCTGTAGGTTCTATACTACTAGTTCTCCTTATAGTTTAGCAGGATCGTAATGCAATATACTTGTAATTCATGTAATTTAGCTTTTCCGGCTCCAGAGGACCAAAGGGTCCACATGAAATCGGATTGGCATCGTTATAATTTAAAGAGAAGAGTCGCTGAACTACCACCCATAGATGAAAATCTATTCAATAGTAAAGTATCGTCATTATCCATTACCGAAAATGGAGCagacaataataatgaagaaaagatgaagaataaaGCTCAATTAaccaaaaaagaaattagaagaaggGAAAAGGAAGTACTTCAAGCCAAAAAGAAACAGATTTTAGAAACCGCAAGAGAAGCAATGATTGCCAAGATGAAAGAACAAAATAGAGATAATGATAGCCCATCAGAGAGCATACAGGAGGACGAATTAATATCGATAAGAGATATGAAACTTGACGACAATAATTCGGACActaaaaatgaatcaacACCTGAGCAACAAGAGGAGCACTTAATGAAGGAAAAGCTTTCGAATAGCGTTGAAATACCAGTAACCACATGTTTATTCTGTCATGCGAAACAGAAGGCAAATTTcgatgatattgaatctaATATTCAACATATGTTCGTAATGCATGGTCTTTATATCCcagaaagaaaatatttagtCGATGTGGAAGGCttgatcaaatatttaGGAGAAAAGATTGGTCTCGGAAATATATGTCTCTGTTGTTCATACCAAGGTAAAAATATCGAAGCTGTTAGAGAACATATGTTAAATAAAAGACACATGAGATTGCCTTACGAaactgaagatgaaaaattagaggTTTCAGAGTTTTATGACTTTAGCTCAACttatgatga
Protein-coding regions in this window:
- a CDS encoding exosome component 3'-5' exonuclease (similar to uniprot|Q12149 Saccharomyces cerevisiae YOR001W RRP6 Exonuclease component of the nuclear exosome), with amino-acid sequence MSDIPSVSTFDDILPNVVQTVRNSSSLAAQDINFYKSLDSDLSKKIDESAKSLLDISNKLIHCSFDDVKDVPFGKDNISSHANWNPIANVLDNIFEKIDIAFDQAQNANSRKANAEAKGFTYLEDSNTINDSSNKHQGKRMVKPQINFRNKVDNSETHPFKPKISSKPNELKSFDESTKLIVPMKQEESNDIDPEYYVQPYEFEIDSQPYPDSILTKKEPIPSKPWSKTSAIWVDSVDVLNEMISLLSEQSEIAIDLEHHDYRSYYGIVCLMQISSRDQDWIIDTLKLRDDLESLNKVFTNPDIVKVFHGAFMDIIWLQRDLGLYIVSLFDTYHASKKLGFPKFSLAYLLETFANFKTSKKYQLADWRIRPLSPPMLAYARSDTHFLLNIYDQLRNKLIDAGANRLQEVLYESRQVAKRRFEYTKFRPLSTSGGKVSCPVMANNPKEPFSSILLQYNVPYHKKPLIEALYNWRDALAKRDDESVRYIMSNQLLVSLSSLSQPVDVQKVLGVSNYISDYVRQNAKDLANLIENTLKSMADSDWELVDKWNDISKAADNDKMNISDDDLDKIISRSKAFEDIYAHNKNVLFFDGTELLSNKSALFSELLNNNNDSFSVEYDVEKNKVINHTSGDYKDRLDYASKNLQPNPIIISPEISHRNEQHDEPKKPYIDETHAGKSSTVLKDEEMDPNEVITLRKTQKQKTPKAEIKQTAENDAFDYNNANKILLDSSIRNSSRKEKPKKRSFDPYGKDAEGPKGAKKARRPNTGKTSTFSTKK
- a CDS encoding DEHA2A04356p (similar to uniprot|P38344 Saccharomyces cerevisiae YBR267W REI1 Protein), which produces MQYTCNSCNLAFPAPEDQRVHMKSDWHRYNLKRRVAELPPIDENLFNSKVSSLSITENGADNNNEEKMKNKAQLTKKEIRRREKEVLQAKKKQILETAREAMIAKMKEQNRDNDSPSESIQEDELISIRDMKLDDNNSDTKNESTPEQQEEHLMKEKLSNSVEIPVTTCLFCHAKQKANFDDIESNIQHMFVMHGLYIPERKYLVDVEGLIKYLGEKIGLGNICLCCSYQGKNIEAVREHMLNKRHMRLPYETEDEKLEVSEFYDFSSTYDDDAVDNKPVNEEDWEDVSEDEEEADDYSDEELSPADSALYPNGHELVLPSGVVVGHRSLARYYRQNLAPERVLSEGQGTVIAAETRHMLNIKDREVLATQKRAWGREKKREDVNDRRAAKFVNNQPHYRDQLLQ